A single genomic interval of Brevibacillus brevis harbors:
- a CDS encoding FkbM family methyltransferase has translation MSRMQQIRETWRKERRIPFPLTEQETWDFWLLEAPTNDLKKSKIKHIAKTMGIRTLIETGTFKGDMLQAMKNHFDLLVSIELDEALFIAAKERFSGDSHIHILHGDSGEVLTNLMYSVTTPCLFWLDGHYIPRSSEAAKGDLDTPILHELTAILQHSVQNHVILIDDARCFIGPNPLLNDYPTIQELREFVHSLRPDLLFVVGNDIIMIYNPLEGATNSMKKVDFHLPFDNQTFTVYGDGSDQSVLYFMEYYQGYYEDYVILPLKKIVQPDHVCLDIGANIGPISLALSYLAPQGKVYAFEPSDVNYPYLLRNLAENHITNVEPLQLGIADRNGNIHFTDDPRGGGWSYIPHEPEAVEKSTQFISCVRLDDWVEQNMISRIDLIKIDVEGSEVIVLESAMRTLKQWDPDVIIEFNPDSIKENFGRHPLVLYTLLEKLFTHLYMFKRDNTVVKVKNYNHLLDEMKPFHADLFCTNKTFLD, from the coding sequence ATGTCACGCATGCAACAAATTCGGGAGACGTGGAGGAAGGAGCGCCGAATCCCGTTTCCCTTAACTGAACAAGAGACTTGGGATTTTTGGCTGTTGGAAGCACCGACAAACGATTTGAAAAAGTCGAAGATCAAGCATATTGCAAAAACGATGGGCATCCGCACCTTGATCGAGACCGGTACGTTTAAGGGAGACATGCTGCAAGCGATGAAAAACCATTTCGACTTGCTCGTTTCCATCGAGCTGGATGAAGCCTTGTTTATCGCGGCAAAAGAGAGATTTTCAGGCGACAGCCACATCCATATCCTCCACGGTGACAGTGGAGAAGTGTTGACCAACCTGATGTACTCTGTCACAACACCTTGCCTGTTTTGGCTGGACGGCCATTACATTCCCCGCTCATCTGAGGCAGCCAAAGGAGACCTGGACACCCCTATCTTGCATGAGCTGACTGCCATTTTGCAGCATTCTGTCCAAAATCACGTCATTTTGATTGATGATGCTCGTTGCTTTATTGGTCCCAATCCATTGTTGAACGATTATCCCACTATCCAGGAACTACGAGAATTCGTTCATTCTCTTCGTCCCGACCTCTTATTCGTCGTAGGAAATGACATCATCATGATCTACAATCCACTTGAAGGAGCAACGAATTCGATGAAGAAAGTTGACTTTCACCTGCCGTTTGACAATCAAACCTTTACCGTCTACGGGGACGGCTCCGATCAAAGCGTCCTGTACTTTATGGAGTATTACCAAGGATACTATGAAGACTACGTTATCCTTCCTCTGAAAAAAATCGTACAACCTGACCATGTTTGCCTAGACATCGGAGCGAACATCGGTCCGATCTCGCTCGCACTGAGCTATCTCGCGCCTCAAGGCAAGGTGTACGCATTCGAACCCTCCGATGTCAATTATCCTTATCTCCTGCGCAACCTGGCCGAGAATCACATCACCAATGTCGAGCCACTCCAGCTCGGAATAGCGGACCGGAACGGGAACATTCATTTTACTGACGACCCGCGCGGTGGCGGATGGTCTTATATCCCGCATGAGCCAGAAGCCGTGGAGAAATCCACCCAATTCATATCATGTGTCAGGCTGGATGACTGGGTAGAGCAGAATATGATCTCGCGCATCGACCTCATTAAAATTGACGTGGAAGGCTCAGAGGTCATCGTCTTGGAAAGTGCCATGCGAACGCTTAAGCAGTGGGACCCGGATGTAATCATTGAATTCAACCCAGATAGCATCAAGGAAAACTTCGGCAGACATCCACTCGTGCTATACACACTGCTGGAGAAATTGTTTACCCATCTGTATATGTTTAAGCGGGACAATACGGTGGTAAAAGTGAAGAACTACAACCACTTGCTAGACGAAATGAAACCTTTCCACGCTGATCTGTTCTGTACGAACAAGACTTTCCTCGATTAA
- a CDS encoding GDP-mannose 4,6-dehydratase yields the protein MKALITGVTGFAGSHLAEYLLSRGDVDVYGTFRSLTKKEQLGHLMDRVQMENCELKDPQSVNELIQRIKPDLIFHLAAQSFVPTSVSSPADTMVNNIVPQLNLFEAVRNHAVPCKIQIACSSEEYGLVYPEEIPIKETNPLRPLNPYAVSKIAQDYLGYQYHHSYGLAIIRTRTFHHTGPRRGESYVTSNFAKQIAQIELGLQEPKVHVGNLEAIRDFTDVRDIVKAYWLAITRGEPGDVYNISAGTRYTIEDMLKTLLALTDVQVQIHVDTNRLRPSDVDIVLGDSSLFREKTGWEPEVSFQQTMEDLLNYWRSVLRQQNSS from the coding sequence ATGAAGGCATTGATTACCGGAGTAACGGGATTTGCCGGCAGTCACTTGGCTGAGTATCTACTGTCGCGGGGAGATGTAGATGTTTACGGCACATTCCGGTCCCTTACCAAAAAAGAGCAGCTAGGGCACCTGATGGACCGTGTGCAAATGGAAAACTGTGAATTAAAAGATCCCCAATCTGTAAATGAACTCATCCAGAGAATAAAGCCCGATCTCATTTTTCACCTGGCCGCTCAAAGCTTCGTCCCCACCTCGGTGTCGTCTCCTGCAGATACGATGGTGAACAATATTGTTCCACAGTTAAACTTATTCGAGGCGGTACGCAACCATGCTGTTCCGTGTAAAATTCAAATCGCTTGCTCCAGTGAGGAATACGGTCTGGTTTATCCGGAGGAAATCCCCATTAAGGAGACCAACCCCCTCCGTCCTCTCAATCCATACGCGGTCAGTAAAATTGCCCAGGATTATCTCGGGTATCAATATCATCACAGCTACGGTTTGGCGATCATCCGTACACGCACATTTCATCATACAGGTCCGAGAAGAGGCGAAAGCTATGTGACCTCTAATTTTGCCAAACAAATTGCCCAGATTGAGCTTGGTCTGCAAGAGCCAAAAGTACATGTCGGCAATCTTGAGGCGATTCGAGACTTCACGGATGTACGAGATATTGTCAAAGCGTATTGGTTGGCAATTACCCGAGGCGAACCGGGTGATGTATACAATATATCCGCAGGTACTCGTTATACCATCGAAGACATGTTAAAGACGCTACTGGCCTTGACTGATGTGCAAGTACAAATACACGTTGACACCAATCGGTTGCGCCCCTCTGATGTAGACATCGTATTGGGAGACTCTTCTCTATTTCGAGAAAAGACGGGATGGGAGCCCGAGGTCTCTTTCCAGCAAACGATGGAAGATTTATTGAATTACTGGCGCTCTGTACTACGCCAACAGAACAGTTCTTAA
- a CDS encoding glycosyltransferase family 2 protein, with protein MSMQSLPLVSVITPSYNQAAFIKRTIESVLTQDYPHIEHIVVDGASTDGTQNILQQYSHLADRFRYVSEPDRGQSHAINKGLQMARGEIIGWLNSDDTYFPGAIRKAVAALQQHPDWGVVYGKGLHIDEDDKVKYPYIWVEFDRKKLFNFNIICQPAAFLRKHAFEAVGGVNEEHDWCMDYDLWNRISLHYPIGTIPEFLANSRLYDACKTFVYELEPGFSEILKTSVKHHGTISNEWLYHYTQKHYKQGAFWFLNKLKAYHAFGPSPQIIASNRYSDSWAPQNLRMTIEASHGPMHALLIKGSNQNIAPLLHFHVIRNGKLVHNFQVTQSRFQVVIPITSEGQQCEVSIFCSQQILQNHPNNPKVKRSVSYHLEEILPLSYEEYQFYQEFTKGKANIENWVNRRVPSPRI; from the coding sequence ATGTCCATGCAATCCCTTCCTCTCGTCAGTGTCATCACCCCTTCGTACAATCAGGCAGCTTTTATCAAACGAACGATCGAGAGTGTATTGACACAGGACTATCCCCATATTGAGCATATTGTGGTAGATGGCGCCTCAACTGACGGTACACAGAATATTTTGCAGCAATACAGCCACCTAGCAGACCGCTTCCGCTACGTTTCCGAACCAGATCGCGGCCAATCCCATGCCATCAATAAAGGATTGCAAATGGCACGTGGTGAGATTATCGGATGGCTCAATTCAGATGATACGTATTTTCCCGGTGCCATTCGAAAGGCTGTGGCAGCCTTGCAGCAGCATCCCGATTGGGGCGTAGTATACGGAAAAGGGCTCCACATTGATGAGGATGACAAAGTAAAATATCCGTACATTTGGGTGGAGTTTGACAGAAAAAAATTGTTTAATTTCAACATCATCTGCCAACCCGCTGCTTTCCTGCGAAAGCATGCTTTTGAAGCAGTTGGTGGTGTAAATGAAGAACACGACTGGTGCATGGATTACGATTTGTGGAACCGGATTTCCTTGCATTATCCGATTGGAACGATTCCGGAATTCTTGGCTAACTCACGCTTATATGACGCGTGCAAAACGTTTGTCTATGAATTGGAGCCAGGGTTTTCCGAAATCTTGAAAACAAGCGTGAAGCATCATGGGACCATCTCGAACGAATGGCTTTATCACTACACGCAGAAGCATTACAAGCAAGGAGCCTTTTGGTTTCTCAACAAGCTGAAAGCGTATCATGCATTCGGACCCTCTCCTCAAATCATTGCATCCAACCGCTACTCAGACTCGTGGGCTCCCCAAAACCTGCGAATGACTATCGAAGCCAGTCATGGACCGATGCACGCCTTGCTTATAAAAGGAAGCAACCAAAATATCGCCCCTCTTCTGCATTTCCATGTCATCAGGAATGGGAAACTCGTACACAATTTCCAAGTTACCCAATCGCGTTTTCAAGTCGTAATTCCCATTACCTCAGAGGGACAGCAATGTGAAGTGAGTATTTTTTGCAGCCAGCAGATCCTTCAGAACCACCCCAACAATCCTAAAGTCAAACGATCTGTCAGCTACCACCTGGAAGAAATCCTCCCGCTTTCCTATGAGGAGTACCAATTTTATCAGGAATTTACCAAAGGCAAGGCCAACATCGAAAATTGGGTAAATCGCAGAGTCCCTTCGCCTCGAATTTGA
- a CDS encoding FkbM family methyltransferase: MGGLNENSEEVFSPIGYGDITIDCGANYGVISQKMADKGALVFAFEPNPYVFEELKKRVGSYPNVVCINKAVWHKNDKLRLHLHEHYHTDPAGSAYASSLLTNHPVTNPEKYVDVEVIDLSQFIQMLNRPIKLIKIDIEGAEFELLEKIVEQNLHLHIEKIVVENHEWLIEGLKTKADHFRRVMQEKQIHNIDLNWI; the protein is encoded by the coding sequence GTGGGTGGATTAAACGAGAACAGTGAAGAGGTTTTTTCTCCGATCGGATACGGGGACATTACTATCGATTGTGGGGCAAATTACGGGGTCATTTCTCAAAAAATGGCGGATAAAGGCGCCCTCGTCTTTGCGTTTGAACCGAATCCATACGTATTTGAGGAATTGAAAAAAAGGGTTGGTTCCTATCCCAATGTCGTATGTATAAACAAAGCGGTTTGGCATAAAAACGACAAGCTGCGCTTGCATTTGCATGAACATTACCATACGGATCCGGCAGGGTCTGCGTATGCCTCTTCTCTTTTGACCAATCATCCGGTTACGAATCCTGAAAAATATGTAGACGTAGAGGTAATCGATTTGTCACAGTTCATCCAAATGCTCAACCGCCCGATCAAATTGATCAAAATCGATATTGAGGGGGCAGAATTTGAACTGTTGGAAAAAATCGTGGAGCAAAATTTACACCTTCACATAGAAAAAATCGTCGTAGAAAATCATGAATGGCTGATTGAAGGCTTGAAAACGAAAGCCGATCACTTTCGGAGGGTCATGCAAGAAAAACAAATTCACAACATTGACTTGAACTGGATATAA
- a CDS encoding GDP-L-fucose synthase family protein: MNLAKKRIVVTGGSGFLGSHVVHQLRKLDCTDIFIPRSHEYDLRKEHDVNKMLQDFRPDIILHLAAVVGGIGANQKNPGKYFYDNLIMGTQLMEQSRLFGVEKFVAIGTICSYPKHASVPFQEEDIWNGYPEETNAPYGLAKKMMLVQSQAYREQYGFNSIYLLPVNLYGPGDNFDLETSHVIPAIIRKCVDAIRNDEKKIVLWGTGSVTREFIYVEDAAQAIIAATMSYDQSEPVNIGSGHEISIKSLAETIKQLSGFQGEIEWDKTKPDGQPRRLLDVTKAKERFGFVAQTSLLAGLEKTIAWYMAHPHVQGRLPT, encoded by the coding sequence TTGAATCTGGCGAAAAAACGGATTGTGGTTACTGGTGGATCAGGATTTCTAGGAAGCCACGTCGTTCATCAATTGCGCAAGCTGGACTGTACGGACATCTTCATCCCTAGAAGCCATGAATACGATCTTCGCAAAGAACATGATGTAAACAAGATGTTGCAAGATTTCCGTCCCGATATCATTCTTCACTTGGCTGCCGTGGTCGGCGGAATTGGCGCGAATCAAAAAAACCCCGGAAAATACTTTTACGATAATTTGATCATGGGGACTCAGCTCATGGAGCAATCCCGCTTATTCGGTGTCGAAAAATTCGTAGCCATCGGAACCATTTGCTCCTATCCGAAGCATGCGTCTGTACCGTTCCAGGAAGAAGATATATGGAATGGTTACCCTGAAGAAACCAATGCTCCATATGGCTTAGCCAAGAAAATGATGCTGGTGCAATCGCAAGCCTATCGCGAGCAATACGGGTTCAATTCCATTTATTTGCTTCCTGTCAATTTGTACGGTCCAGGCGATAACTTCGATTTGGAAACCTCACACGTCATCCCTGCCATCATTCGAAAATGTGTGGACGCAATTCGCAATGACGAGAAGAAGATCGTTCTCTGGGGAACGGGCAGCGTCACACGGGAGTTTATTTATGTAGAAGATGCCGCACAGGCGATTATTGCTGCAACTATGAGCTATGATCAATCTGAACCGGTCAATATCGGTTCTGGTCATGAAATCTCCATCAAAAGCTTAGCGGAAACGATCAAGCAGCTAAGTGGCTTCCAAGGAGAGATCGAATGGGATAAAACCAAGCCAGACGGACAACCGCGCCGCCTTTTGGATGTGACCAAAGCAAAAGAACGGTTCGGCTTCGTGGCACAAACGTCCTTACTTGCTGGTTTGGAGAAAACGATTGCCTGGTACATGGCACATCCTCACGTGCAAGGGAGGCTCCCTACATGA
- a CDS encoding NAD-dependent epimerase/dehydratase family protein produces MKILVTGATGFLGSQLVKALRLDGHTVIILKRSTSDCSRIQDILPDLITYDTDRGQWEAPFFEQGRIDAIIHTATCYGRNNESNATIVDTNVTFPLKLLDVAIRSGTPVFLNTDTFSSAPVRLPKHLQPYNLTKRQFREWGKCLADISSLQFINVRLEHVYGPYDNPNKFVTSVIKSCLENQPELRLTEGKQARDFIYVDDVVSAFRVLLAHAARLPAGFTEFQVGTGTATSIREFVELVQHITQSSTLLKFGSIAYTDMEIMHSQADIRPLQALGWNQRVKLEDGLRKVVATFK; encoded by the coding sequence ATGAAGATACTTGTGACCGGTGCGACAGGATTTCTCGGAAGCCAGCTCGTAAAAGCGCTGCGATTGGACGGACATACTGTCATCATTTTAAAAAGGAGCACTTCCGATTGCTCGCGTATCCAGGACATATTACCTGATTTGATTACCTATGATACGGATCGAGGTCAATGGGAAGCTCCTTTTTTCGAGCAGGGGAGAATCGATGCGATTATCCATACAGCAACCTGTTATGGACGCAACAACGAAAGCAATGCCACGATCGTAGATACCAATGTGACCTTTCCGCTGAAACTGCTGGATGTGGCCATACGCTCTGGAACCCCTGTTTTTCTGAATACAGATACGTTTTCCAGTGCGCCCGTCCGATTACCCAAACATCTACAACCATACAATTTGACGAAGCGTCAATTTCGAGAATGGGGAAAATGTCTAGCAGATATATCTTCCTTGCAATTCATCAACGTCAGGCTGGAGCATGTGTATGGTCCGTATGATAATCCGAATAAGTTTGTCACTTCTGTCATCAAAAGCTGTCTCGAAAATCAACCCGAACTAAGGCTAACAGAAGGAAAGCAAGCAAGGGACTTTATTTATGTGGACGATGTAGTCTCTGCCTTTCGTGTGTTGTTGGCGCATGCTGCTCGTCTACCCGCAGGATTTACGGAATTCCAGGTAGGGACAGGTACAGCAACCTCGATCCGAGAGTTTGTAGAACTGGTTCAGCATATAACCCAATCAAGTACGCTCCTGAAGTTCGGATCGATTGCGTATACCGACATGGAAATCATGCATTCACAAGCAGATATTCGACCGCTGCAAGCACTAGGGTGGAATCAGCGTGTAAAGCTGGAGGATGGATTGAGAAAGGTAGTGGCCACTTTCAAATAG
- the rfbF gene encoding glucose-1-phosphate cytidylyltransferase, with protein sequence MKVVILAGGYGTRIGEETHLRPKPLIEIGEWPIICHIMSTYSKYGFHDFIICLGYKGYMIKEYFAHYFLHHSDVTFDFRNDNQVTFHNHNAAPWRVTLIDTGKDTGTGGRVKRIQKYVGEETFMLTYGDGLSDIDIEKLVKFHRAHKKLATITTTQPPGRFGALDIADGSTVTGFQEKPKGDGGWINAGFFVMEPGVFDYIAGDETVLEKEPLESLAKANQLMAFKHTGFWHPMDTLRDKNYLEELWKSGKAAWATSRT encoded by the coding sequence ATGAAAGTCGTCATCCTAGCAGGAGGGTATGGCACACGCATTGGAGAAGAAACGCATCTTCGTCCGAAACCGCTCATTGAGATCGGTGAATGGCCCATCATTTGTCATATCATGTCCACTTATTCCAAGTATGGTTTTCATGATTTCATCATCTGTCTCGGGTACAAAGGCTATATGATCAAGGAGTACTTCGCGCACTACTTCCTTCACCATTCTGATGTGACCTTTGATTTTCGTAACGATAATCAGGTCACTTTTCACAATCATAATGCTGCTCCGTGGCGAGTCACATTGATTGATACAGGGAAAGACACAGGGACAGGTGGAAGGGTGAAGCGCATTCAGAAGTATGTGGGAGAAGAAACCTTCATGCTGACGTATGGAGATGGCTTATCCGACATTGATATTGAAAAGCTGGTAAAATTTCATCGCGCGCATAAAAAACTCGCAACGATCACCACGACTCAACCGCCAGGCAGATTCGGAGCATTGGATATTGCCGATGGGAGCACTGTAACAGGATTCCAGGAGAAGCCAAAGGGGGACGGCGGTTGGATCAATGCTGGTTTTTTTGTTATGGAACCGGGCGTATTCGATTATATTGCGGGTGATGAGACGGTATTGGAAAAAGAGCCGCTGGAGAGCTTGGCCAAGGCGAATCAACTGATGGCCTTCAAGCATACTGGTTTTTGGCATCCGATGGATACGCTGAGAGATAAAAACTACTTGGAAGAACTGTGGAAATCCGGAAAAGCAGCATGGGCAACCAGCCGAACATGA
- the rfbG gene encoding CDP-glucose 4,6-dehydratase — protein MIDPAFWQNKKVLITGHTGFKGAWLCLWLHHLGAKVTGYALSPPTNPSIFECAQISSLVDSIIDDVRSKESVQKAINQANPDIIIHMAAQPLVRLSYQYPAETYEINVMGTVNVLEAARVAVQDGMKIKAIINVTTDKVYENREWVWGYREQDVLGGYDPYSNSKACSEQVTASYRNAFFHPDQYHQHGVAVSSARAGNVIGGGDWALDRLIPDCLSALIKGETITIRNPKAIRPWQHVLEPLKGYMMLAEKMWANGKDYAQSWNFGPNEDDARSVEWIARQLCERWGAGARFEAERTDPQWHEAQYLKLDCSKAKSVLGWKPKWSLEQTLDSIISWHKAYQQKQCVREICLAQIAAYTDRASEHQRKEGSQ, from the coding sequence ATGATTGATCCAGCGTTTTGGCAAAACAAAAAAGTGTTGATCACAGGTCATACGGGGTTCAAAGGGGCATGGCTATGCTTATGGCTGCATCATTTAGGGGCGAAGGTAACAGGGTATGCGCTGTCGCCGCCGACGAATCCGAGTATTTTTGAGTGTGCCCAAATCAGCTCATTGGTTGATTCAATCATTGATGATGTCAGATCGAAGGAAAGTGTTCAAAAAGCGATCAACCAAGCAAACCCGGATATCATCATTCACATGGCCGCCCAGCCGCTGGTGCGTTTGTCGTATCAATATCCGGCGGAAACCTACGAAATCAATGTCATGGGTACGGTGAATGTACTCGAAGCGGCGAGAGTCGCTGTTCAGGATGGAATGAAAATCAAAGCGATCATCAATGTTACGACGGATAAGGTTTACGAAAATCGGGAATGGGTGTGGGGATACCGTGAGCAGGATGTGTTGGGTGGCTATGACCCATATTCCAACAGCAAAGCATGCTCGGAGCAAGTGACTGCCTCCTATCGCAATGCTTTCTTTCACCCCGACCAGTATCACCAGCATGGCGTAGCCGTTTCTTCAGCGCGAGCAGGCAATGTAATCGGTGGCGGTGATTGGGCTCTTGATCGATTGATACCGGATTGCCTGAGTGCCTTGATAAAGGGAGAGACAATCACCATCCGTAATCCAAAAGCAATTCGGCCATGGCAGCACGTCCTGGAGCCCTTGAAAGGGTACATGATGCTCGCTGAAAAAATGTGGGCGAATGGCAAGGATTACGCTCAGAGCTGGAATTTTGGTCCGAATGAGGACGATGCCAGATCGGTAGAGTGGATCGCTCGGCAATTGTGTGAACGATGGGGAGCTGGTGCCCGCTTTGAAGCAGAGCGAACCGATCCACAATGGCACGAAGCCCAATATTTAAAGCTGGACTGTTCCAAAGCCAAAAGCGTACTAGGCTGGAAGCCCAAGTGGTCACTCGAACAGACCTTGGACAGTATCATTTCGTGGCATAAGGCTTATCAGCAAAAGCAATGCGTAAGGGAGATCTGTTTGGCCCAAATCGCAGCGTATACAGATAGGGCCAGTGAACACCAGAGGAAGGAGGGCAGCCAATGA
- a CDS encoding glycosyltransferase family 4 protein, whose protein sequence is MRVGINLMSVIPGKIGGMEQYVRNLLAYSMNAGDGHQWFLFLSSHNFHTFEAQKNVRKFMVPDHGNAHAMLHFWINSLKLNLWFCPLLVLNPSDVTIPSVINIPDIQHEYYPEFFDAHSLRWRLDNYKSSAERCSAVLTLSEFSKQTILQKFGLPPHKVHAIHLDASREFSMPHNEALNQQVIQKYKLPSQYGFFPANTWHHKNHLNVFKALVTLRDKHHIRIPMVFTGFAQEAHQNVMNYITNNQLWDQVKWLHYVPQEEMPYLYRNAQFLCFPSLFEGFGIPLVEAMKSNIPIVCSNAGSIPEVVGDAALTFDPNISDDIAVKLAHLYLKPEARADLVTKGIQQAKHFSWEKCARETLAVFTSVAR, encoded by the coding sequence ATGAGAGTCGGAATAAACCTGATGTCAGTGATTCCTGGCAAAATCGGCGGGATGGAACAGTATGTCAGAAACTTGCTGGCCTACTCGATGAATGCTGGCGACGGCCATCAGTGGTTTCTTTTTTTATCCTCACACAATTTCCATACCTTTGAGGCGCAAAAAAATGTGCGCAAATTCATGGTCCCCGATCACGGTAATGCACACGCGATGCTTCATTTCTGGATCAACTCCCTGAAGTTGAATTTGTGGTTTTGTCCGCTGCTTGTATTGAATCCATCCGATGTCACAATTCCTTCTGTTATCAACATTCCAGATATCCAACACGAGTATTACCCGGAGTTTTTCGATGCTCATTCCTTGCGCTGGCGACTAGACAACTACAAATCGTCTGCAGAGCGTTGCAGTGCCGTGCTGACTCTCTCGGAGTTTTCCAAGCAAACGATCCTCCAAAAATTCGGGCTTCCTCCGCATAAAGTACATGCGATCCACCTGGATGCCTCGCGGGAGTTTTCCATGCCGCATAATGAGGCACTCAACCAACAGGTCATACAAAAGTATAAGCTGCCCAGCCAATATGGCTTTTTCCCCGCGAATACATGGCATCACAAAAATCACCTGAATGTCTTCAAAGCACTTGTCACTTTGCGGGATAAACACCATATACGAATTCCCATGGTTTTCACCGGTTTTGCTCAAGAGGCTCATCAAAACGTCATGAATTACATCACAAATAACCAGCTATGGGACCAAGTCAAATGGCTCCATTACGTACCGCAGGAAGAGATGCCGTATTTGTACCGGAATGCTCAGTTCCTTTGCTTCCCTTCCCTCTTCGAAGGCTTTGGCATTCCGCTGGTAGAAGCCATGAAGTCCAACATTCCAATCGTTTGCTCCAATGCAGGGAGCATTCCTGAGGTCGTGGGTGACGCTGCTCTCACCTTCGACCCGAATATTTCAGATGATATCGCAGTGAAGCTCGCCCATCTTTATTTGAAACCTGAGGCAAGAGCAGACCTGGTTACCAAAGGCATCCAACAAGCCAAGCATTTTTCGTGGGAGAAATGTGCGCGCGAAACACTGGCTGTCTTTACTTCCGTCGCACGCTAA